Proteins encoded by one window of Arachis ipaensis cultivar K30076 chromosome B04, Araip1.1, whole genome shotgun sequence:
- the LOC110270957 gene encoding uncharacterized protein LOC110270957, producing the protein MVKAGDWLKSTSESCSVVAALIAGVAYATTSNLPGGTNDNTGKPTLVGQPVFNMFLVASLLALCFSVTALVMFLSILTSRQQPKYYKWELPLKLLLGLSSLFVSIAAMLISFCSAYFFVFKDGMHHMEFIIIYAATCLPVTFYAAAQFPLYWDLIKAIFTNVPQPDHGQS; encoded by the coding sequence ATGGTAAAAGCCGGCGATTGGCTTAAGAGCACCTCAGAGTCTTGCTCTGTGGTGGCTGCGCTAATCGCCGGCGTAGCCTATGCCACAACAAGCAACCTGCCGGGCGGCACGAACGACAATACTGGGAAACCCACCCTAGTAGGGCAGCCGGTATTCAACATGTTTTTGGTCGCGTCGTTGCTGGCACTTTGCTTCTCTGTGACGGCGCTGGTGATGTTTCTTTCCATACTGACGTCACGGCAACAACCAAAATACTACAAATGGGAGCTGCCATTGAAACTCCTCCTGGGCTTGAGCTCCCTCTTTGTCTCCATTGCCGCCATGTTGATCAGCTTTTGCTCTGCTTATTTCTTTGTGTTTAAGGATGGAATGCACCATATGGAGTTCATCATCATTTATGCCGCTACTTGTTTGCCGGTCACGTTTTATGCGGCGGCTCAGTTTCCTTTGTATTGGGATCTTATCAAAGCAATCTTTACAAATGTTCCACAACCAGATCATGGACAATCATGa
- the LOC107636182 gene encoding uncharacterized protein LOC107636182, producing the protein MLRRTYRETLEKDWNDAVEVLAGDKNQRLWPYILEEPMTKSNDTLLHVVTMHFNHKFFGDFLRLISVEVRRDILSVKNKNGDTALHLAAEIGCIEICKLIVAEERRGGSNNSSRSSLVHIRNHRLETPLFLAALHGYEETFLLLHEHSKQCGASRSSFSGMPWRRERGETMLHCTLERGHFALAYKIIHLYDEEKIVFALDERGTTPLHVLATKHSAFKSSTNFGLWRTLLYHSTSIEPLPPKQPDHSDENRVVDIRLPEDEKQHQEPDLGKKVSTMLKTYMMSVFGHLQREIKKTKKMKYNHVWSSRVMNNIVEKLEANWYFIHGTNPALADPIYEERVERIFSIIKSSDDKKSKTALKKENEANQKKQENEEEENWETMPIILTAAKNGILEMVEGMLSYAPAYIQEVTRDGKNILLVAAENRQPHIIGALHRQRGRDVWKNLIRATDNENNNILHLAARMSKHEAWHIAGSAMQINFTSSIWNR; encoded by the exons ATGTTGAGGAGGACGTACAGAGAAACCTTGGAAAAAGACTGGAACGACGCTGTGGAAGTGTTGGCCGGCGACAAGAACCAACGACTATGGCCTTATATTCTTGAAGAACCGATGACAAAATCCAACGACACTCTTCTGCACGTGGTTACCATGCACTTCAACCACAAGTTCTTTGGAGACTTTCTGAGATTGATTTCGGTGGAGGTGCGTAGGGATATCCTGTCCGTTAAGAACAAGAACGGCGACACTGCTCTTCACTTAGCGGCTGAGATCGGGTGTATTGAGATCTGCAAGCTTATCGTCGCAGAAGAAAGGAGAGGTGGTTCTAATAATTCCTCGCGATCGTCGTTGGTCCACATTCGCAACCACCGACTCGAGACGCCTCTGTTCTTGGCTGCCCTTCACGGCTACGAAGAGACCTTTCTTCTCCTCCACGAGCATAGCAAGCAATGCGGAGCCTCCAGATCCAGCTTCAGTGGAATGCCATGGAGAAGGGAACGAGGAGAAACAATGCTGCATTGCACCCTTGAACGAGGGCACTTTG CATTAGCATATAAGATCATTCATCTATACGATGAAGAAaaaattgttttcgctctggatgAAAGGGGAACCACACCTCTTCATGTACTTGCTACCAAGCATTCTGCCTTTAAAAGCAGCACCAACTTCGGATTGTGGAGAACACTCCTATACCACT CTACCAGTATAGAGCCACTCCCACCGAAACAACCAGATCATTCTGACGAAAACAGAGTAGTTGATATAAGATTGC CTGAAGATGAAAAACAGCACCAAGAACCAGATCTTGGAAAGAAAG TATCTACTATGTTAAAGACCTACATGATGAGTGTTTTCGGCCACCTGCAACGTG aaataaagaagacaaagaaGATGAAATACAATCATGTATGGTCTTCCCGAGTGATGAACAACATTGTCGAAAAACTTGAAGCAAATTGGTACTTTATTCATGGCACTAATCCTGCTCTTGCTGATCCCATATACGAGGAGAGGGTAGAAAGAATTTTTTCCATTATAAAGAGTAGTGATGATAAAAAGTCGAAAACTG CattgaagaaggagaatgaagcTAACCAAAAAAAGCAGGAGaatgaagaggaagagaattgGGAGACAATGCCAATAATATTAACCGCTGCTAAGAATGGAATACTAGAAATGGTTGAAGGAATGTTGAGTTATGCTCCGGCATACATACAAGAGGTAACAAGAGATGGAAAGAATATATTGCTAGTGGCCGCAGAAAACAGACAACCTCACATAATTGGGGCACTGCATAGACAGCGTGGTAGAGATGTGTGGAAGAATCTGATAAGAGCCACGGATAATGAAAACAACAACATACTGCATTTGGCAGCTAGGATGTCCAAACATGAAGCTTGGCACATTGCTGGATCTGCCAtgcaaattaa CTTTACGAGCAGTATCTGGAATCGGTAG